Genomic DNA from Macadamia integrifolia cultivar HAES 741 unplaced genomic scaffold, SCU_Mint_v3 scaffold264, whole genome shotgun sequence:
CAAAAGCTTTTTGCAGAAGGCTCCCTCCGTTTTATGACAAATTGGGAAATGGGATACACCTTGCAAGTTCACGAAATTAACGGTCAAACTTCAAAGCTTTTCCCAAGTTCCAATCGCAGGGTTTAGTTTTTTGATAAAATCTCAGGGCtcaggaaaactttgtccaaagAGGAAAAACCCTTTTACACTGATGTCAAAGGTTTAAGATACCGAAATCGGCCTTGGATCGGACTGGATCGGGCAGAATATTCCTGGTTTTCATTTACAGAacaattttttaccattttactttTCGTCTGTATCAATCCACTGATACAGTATCAACCCACTGATACAGTATCAACCAAGAATCGACATTGGTGTCAATGTCCAATATTCTAATCCAactgattcctcaaaccatgcagCATATGATGAGATTGTTCTAAACATTAGATAGAGAGGACACGGTCTTGTCGTCCTGATTAGTCATGttatactcaaattcaatcaaaatacCTGATATATATTCATGAATTCTTACAGTATTGTGGTCACTGTAACGCTCTCTTTTATAGTCCTAGATTTTTCAAAGTCTTATTTTTTGTCACTTGCCAAACTTTATTGAGATTTAAATTTGATAAGTGAACAAGGCATCTTGAGATCTATTAATCCACAAATTTAGGTTCGTTTGATCCACaagataaatatttttttcttttttggtggaaaCACAGGACAAATATTTGAGTTGTATTAAATGGGTTCCATAcgccaaggttttaaaacttaagATCCATCTTAATATCAGTCTCAATCCGGATAGGTATTAGTATGTAATAGATTCAcccttgttaaaaaaaaaaatgattgtttgaacCCCTTAACCCTTACACCTTACTAGTGGATCAATCTTAGATTGGGATCGATATTCACCAATACTAATCTGATTCATTCAATCCTGATCGATCTGAgccaatttttaaaactatgctCAAACACATACCATACTGAAGAAAATTCACCCAAAAACTTGTTAAAAAACCTTGAGAGATACTTCTTTCCTAAGCCTAAATATCTACCACGTGACAATCAATTTACATCCATATTTTGTGTACAAAATACTTGTcaaattcaatttcaatcaGAGTTGACCATGTGGTAATATAAACTATGTTGATTCATTAGCATTTTAGAACAAGGGAAGTTGTTCTCAGTCCGGAAACAATTTTCTCCCTCCAATCTTTCCCAAAACAAAGAGCAGAAATGTGAAAAtttcagagagaaagagacttGTGGTTCGCTGGCCCCATTAATTTGACATGCGGCCAATAGCTATTCAATTATTGGATTTGCAGAACCATCCTTGATCCTTCTATTTGCAAATTAGGGTGTTGTCTATGAACGCTTCCCTAGATTCACTATCGATTCTAAAATCTAAACAGAGAATCTGATAAGCATATGGGGGCAGGAATTGGACTCCCTCAAGTCCCAACCCTATAAATGAAAGAACACAACCCGCATGCTGCTGCCCCCATGTTGAAGAGCATACGTCCCCCCATTGGCCCCCGTAATGGCGTGCATCTGCATTGAAGACTGCCCTATTGCAGGTACATTCCACCATTCCAAATTGCCTAGACCAGGCTCAAGGAACTAATATAGCTCAACAATAAAGATTAAATGAGAATGGCCCTTTCCCCTCTTAATCAAACTCCACCAAGATCACCGTTTGAAATTGATAGGCGTATCTGTTAATTGATAGAAATTACATATAGAGACCATGGAGTACGATTCCTGATCATATTGGGGAACTACCACGACTGTTACAGAATAcaccaaatgaccaaaatgatAACAGACATAATCCTACCCGGGTAATTTCTGATCATATCAAACATCTGTTTTGAGCCACCAAGCCTAAAGTAAGCTGTCCTCAAAAACTCAACCTTAAATAAGCTACCAAAAATAATCCACGGAGCTCCGATATACAAGGGCTATGTGGGTTCATTTACGTAACACGGATCATGCCCAAGGCATCAGAGGGCTGGCAAGCACCTGGGCACTCGCCACTACCTATTGGATTTGCACTGGGCGCACTGGAGATATCTGGTTCCTATATTGGGACCGGCACTAAATTGTTAACCCATGTCAGTCTCATGACTTCAAAGAGGCCAAGCactcgggaaaaaaaaaaaaaatttgtgggtgtgggggttgggtggggtggggttgggcGGGGTGTAGGAGGGAGGGTAGAAAGCAAACAATCGCAGAGATGCAAATATGttaattttcatatttctaACCTATTGAACCAATAACAAAATagttcataaaaggaaaatgagcTCATCAACCGACTGAAGCTATGCAAGCTCCAAATTTGTCTAcccaaatgaagaaaaaacataagcTCCAACATTGAATCCAGCTAATAGGAGGAAGAAATCAACACTAAAAAGTGATGGCCAAAATTCAGAAGGGGGATGGGAGGGGAAAAGGAACTTGCACCagacaaatcttggagaaaaatCGGTCAAATGCCCAGGATGCTGATGAATATCTCACTTGAGAGGAATGAACCTTGACGAGTGGGTAGCACCAATACCAGGCCTTCCATGTTTGACCGGCTTGTAAGAGATTGAGAACTCGGCCAAGTAATGCCCAATCATCTCAGGCTTGATTTCAACCTGGTTGAAGGTCTTGCCGTTGTAAACCCCAATGATGCTTCCAATCATCTCAGGGACTATGATCATGTTCCGAAGGTGAGTTCTAACTGGCTCTGGCTTCTCACCGGGTGGTGCCTCTCGCTTCTGTTCAAGTGAATATAAAACAGGAAAATAACATTCGTTATACTCAAATGCTTCTATTTATTTAAATCCACTTGATCACTAATGA
This window encodes:
- the LOC122066949 gene encoding 40S ribosomal protein S15, producing MADVETDVATGQPKRRTFKKFSFRGVDLDALLDMSTDELVKLFPARARRRFQRGLKRKPMALIKKLRKAKREAPPGEKPEPVRTHLRNMIIVPEMIGSIIGVYNGKTFNQVEIKPEMIGHYLAEFSISYKPVKHGRPGIGATHSSRFIPLK